A portion of the Bacillus thuringiensis genome contains these proteins:
- a CDS encoding alpha/beta hydrolase, with protein MWNYEAEEAKAVIVIVHGAMEYHGRYEAVAEVWNHIGYHVVMGDLPSHGTTSRNRGHIDSFDEYIEEVKLWVKEARKYRLPIFLFGHSMGGLIVIRMMQETKREDVDGIVLSSPCLGVAAGPSAPLQFASKILNVVAPKLQFATNLTVEMSTRNHEVRDAMENDSLFLRKVSVRWYSELIKSIEIAHKKIDDFPDVPLLLMQACEDKLVDKTRVRMWFDNVKIGDKAYKEWPNCYHELLNEYERDEILNYIQSFTEIHVNNIVKTNK; from the coding sequence ATGTGGAATTATGAAGCAGAGGAAGCGAAAGCTGTCATTGTTATCGTGCACGGCGCAATGGAATATCACGGACGTTACGAAGCCGTTGCGGAAGTGTGGAATCATATCGGCTACCACGTCGTGATGGGGGACCTTCCGTCACATGGAACGACTTCAAGAAATAGAGGACATATTGATTCATTTGATGAATACATAGAGGAAGTTAAATTATGGGTGAAAGAAGCAAGAAAGTATAGGTTACCTATCTTTTTATTTGGTCATAGTATGGGCGGTCTTATCGTCATTCGTATGATGCAAGAAACGAAGAGAGAGGATGTAGATGGTATTGTTTTAAGTTCGCCATGTTTAGGTGTAGCAGCCGGACCTTCTGCTCCACTTCAATTTGCTTCAAAAATATTAAATGTTGTGGCTCCAAAATTGCAATTTGCAACGAATCTTACGGTGGAAATGTCAACAAGGAATCATGAAGTGAGAGATGCAATGGAGAATGATTCATTGTTCTTGCGCAAAGTATCAGTACGTTGGTATAGTGAATTGATTAAGTCTATCGAAATTGCTCATAAAAAAATAGACGATTTTCCAGACGTTCCGCTCTTGCTAATGCAAGCATGTGAGGATAAACTTGTAGATAAAACACGTGTCCGCATGTGGTTTGATAATGTTAAAATAGGTGATAAGGCATATAAAGAATGGCCGAATTGTTATCACGAGTTATTAAATGAGTATGAGCGTGATGAAATTTTGAATTATATTCAGTCATTTACTGAAATACATGTCAATAATATAGTAAAAACAAACAAATAA
- a CDS encoding PepSY-associated TM helix domain-containing protein, producing MKQNRSLHYIFWRWHFYAGLFITPLLITLSLSGIGYLFREEVEDFIYKDLYFGKSAQTESISMSDSISLTEKKYPHYSVAKISEFNGDYNTRLTIANGYTGQQKYVYLDSNNQIVGDQNASETFANIMRELHSSLLVGGTVVNYTVELAACWTIFLIVTGLYMSIRQFKNTPSSNKREKAKRRHSIIGIIFTIPLFLLIASGLPWSGFMGNQIYKIASSNESLGYPKLYMAPPESKVKELPWATRKEAPPESNSNEPKAISVDELQKGIEIKKPYVISLPADPKGVFTVSKSSGSGITGMHVAPSEEITAYFDQYSGELISKTDYRDYGLLAQWFTYGIPLHEGHLFGWPNKILCLLTTLSLLLLIYYGIKMWLARKPKGKLAAPPKQRDKKSIFVFFIMMVILGAVMPLFGLSVLVIFAIELLIYVFSKIRS from the coding sequence ATGAAACAAAATCGTTCGCTTCATTACATTTTTTGGCGTTGGCATTTTTATGCTGGGCTTTTTATTACGCCGCTTCTTATTACTTTGTCACTAAGCGGAATTGGGTATTTATTTCGGGAGGAAGTTGAAGATTTCATCTATAAAGATTTATATTTTGGGAAGAGTGCTCAAACAGAATCTATTTCGATGTCTGATTCTATTTCCTTAACAGAGAAAAAATATCCACATTATAGCGTGGCGAAAATTAGTGAATTTAATGGGGATTATAATACGAGACTTACGATTGCAAATGGGTATACTGGGCAACAAAAATATGTGTATTTAGATAGTAATAATCAAATTGTTGGGGATCAAAACGCAAGTGAAACATTTGCCAATATAATGAGGGAATTACATAGTTCTCTTTTAGTTGGTGGCACTGTCGTCAACTATACTGTAGAACTTGCGGCATGCTGGACAATCTTTTTAATCGTAACCGGATTGTACATGAGTATACGCCAATTCAAAAACACACCCTCATCCAATAAGCGAGAGAAAGCAAAAAGACGTCATTCTATTATCGGTATTATATTTACAATTCCTCTCTTTCTGCTAATCGCATCTGGATTGCCATGGTCAGGATTTATGGGGAACCAAATTTATAAAATTGCATCTTCTAATGAATCACTCGGATATCCAAAATTGTACATGGCACCGCCTGAATCAAAGGTAAAAGAATTGCCGTGGGCAACAAGAAAAGAAGCTCCTCCTGAATCGAATTCAAATGAACCGAAAGCAATTTCTGTCGATGAATTACAAAAAGGAATTGAAATAAAGAAGCCATATGTTATTTCACTACCAGCTGATCCGAAAGGTGTATTCACTGTTTCGAAATCGAGCGGTTCTGGTATTACAGGGATGCATGTTGCACCAAGTGAAGAGATAACAGCTTACTTTGATCAATATAGCGGGGAACTCATTTCAAAAACGGACTATCGTGATTATGGATTACTTGCACAATGGTTCACTTACGGTATCCCGCTTCATGAAGGACATTTATTCGGATGGCCAAATAAAATATTATGCTTACTAACGACATTATCTCTACTACTTCTCATTTATTACGGAATAAAAATGTGGTTAGCAAGAAAGCCGAAAGGAAAATTAGCAGCACCTCCAAAACAAAGAGATAAGAAAAGTATATTCGTTTTCTTTATCATGATGGTTATACTAGGCGCTGTCATGCCTTTATTCGGACTATCTGTTTTAGTTATTTTTGCAATTGAACTTCTCATATATGTATTTTCAAAAATACGGTCATAA
- a CDS encoding aspartate/glutamate racemase family protein: MIGILAGMGPKSTGPFVDIVVAKCQTIYGAKHDMDFPHMMIYSCPTPFYMDRPIDHEAMKKAIIEGAQKLESTGASFIAMPCNTAHLYFEELQRSLSIPILNIVDETLKTIPENTKRVALLATEATVQAGIYQDGIAKRNIEYIHHEKWQEMINQIITWIKSGESEEARELWNALVLQLEDEVDTAIIACTDLNVVASEDFVDSAQCLAKAVVEMYLSNKKKYL; this comes from the coding sequence ATGATCGGAATACTAGCAGGAATGGGACCAAAATCAACTGGACCATTCGTCGATATAGTTGTAGCAAAGTGCCAAACAATATATGGAGCAAAGCATGATATGGACTTTCCTCATATGATGATTTACTCGTGCCCAACACCGTTTTACATGGATCGCCCTATTGATCACGAAGCGATGAAAAAAGCGATTATTGAAGGAGCACAAAAACTTGAAAGTACTGGCGCAAGCTTTATCGCTATGCCGTGCAATACGGCGCATCTTTATTTTGAAGAATTACAGCGATCTCTTTCTATTCCTATTTTGAATATAGTTGATGAGACGTTAAAAACAATTCCTGAAAATACAAAAAGAGTTGCTCTTCTCGCAACAGAAGCAACTGTTCAAGCTGGGATTTACCAAGATGGGATTGCAAAACGTAATATAGAGTACATTCATCATGAAAAATGGCAGGAAATGATTAATCAAATTATTACTTGGATTAAATCTGGAGAGAGTGAAGAAGCTCGCGAATTGTGGAATGCGCTCGTTTTACAGTTGGAAGATGAAGTAGATACTGCAATTATCGCATGTACCGATTTGAATGTGGTGGCGAGTGAGGATTTTGTTGATTCTGCTCAATGTCTTGCGAAAGCGGTTGTTGAGATGTATTTATCAAATAAGAAGAAATATTTATAA
- a CDS encoding tetraprenyl-beta-curcumene synthase family protein produces MNVPSNPITLMAKVYRDVFPVVHHELAMWKERAYHIPNDELHSQAIASIEHKTFHCEGGGILSLLANEHREECIRFIVAYQTISDYLDNLCDRSTSLDPNDFAALHESMLMALSPEVEGGGNYYRYRDDQDDGGYLDELVETCQDVLKKTKHYDKIAPVLHELACYYCDLQIHKHVKLEEREPRLKTWFEAHKENLPEMSWFEFSACAGSTLGIFCLVAYAFHDELHDEDIAKIRQGYFPYVQGLHILLDYFIDQEEDRIGGDLNFCSYYENEQAILDRMKHFVEEAEKSIGDLPHAKFHRLISRGLLGIYLSDQKVSAQKNMHKMARRIVKYGGLTSRFFYWNGKMYRKKMAQ; encoded by the coding sequence GTGAACGTACCGAGTAATCCCATAACGCTCATGGCGAAAGTATACCGTGATGTGTTTCCGGTTGTACACCATGAGCTAGCGATGTGGAAAGAGCGTGCCTACCATATTCCGAATGATGAGCTTCATAGTCAGGCAATCGCAAGTATTGAGCATAAAACGTTTCATTGTGAGGGTGGTGGCATTTTATCGCTGCTAGCAAATGAACACCGAGAGGAATGCATTCGTTTTATCGTAGCGTATCAAACAATCAGCGATTATTTAGATAATTTATGTGACCGCAGTACATCACTTGACCCAAATGATTTTGCCGCACTGCATGAATCTATGTTAATGGCATTATCACCTGAAGTAGAAGGTGGCGGTAATTATTATCGCTATCGTGATGATCAAGATGATGGTGGTTATTTAGATGAACTTGTTGAAACGTGCCAAGATGTTTTAAAGAAAACGAAGCACTATGACAAAATTGCTCCTGTTCTTCATGAACTTGCTTGTTATTATTGTGATTTACAAATTCATAAACACGTGAAGTTAGAAGAAAGAGAACCGCGCCTGAAAACATGGTTTGAAGCACATAAAGAAAACTTACCTGAGATGAGCTGGTTTGAATTTTCAGCATGTGCCGGTTCTACGCTTGGAATTTTCTGTCTTGTAGCATATGCATTTCATGATGAATTACATGATGAAGATATTGCGAAAATTAGACAAGGATACTTCCCTTACGTACAAGGACTTCACATCTTACTTGATTATTTCATCGATCAAGAAGAAGATCGTATCGGCGGGGATTTGAATTTCTGTAGTTATTATGAAAACGAGCAAGCGATATTAGATCGTATGAAACACTTTGTAGAAGAAGCAGAGAAGAGCATTGGTGATTTACCTCATGCGAAGTTTCATCGTCTCATAAGCCGAGGATTACTTGGTATTTATTTATCAGACCAAAAAGTATCAGCACAAAAGAATATGCACAAAATGGCACGGCGCATTGTAAAATACGGAGGTCTCACTTCACGATTCTTCTATTGGAACGGGAAGATGTACCGAAAGAAAATGGCGCAGTGA